The DNA segment CGGTGAAACCATACGGATCACGAAAGTCGAGGAACTGAAGTCGCTGTTTGGCAAGCAGCCAGGCACACAAAACGGATAAAGCGTCATCAAGACTACACATCCGCATGGAATGCGTCAGTATCCATCGGTTGCGAATGCTTCGCTTTATGGGCCGAATGGTCCACAGGGCGAGTAACCTTGCCGACCGGTTGCAACGAAACGGTGTGGAACACCGTTTTTAAAAGAAAGTCGCAACGCCGAAGAAGGGAGATTCGGTTAGAAGCTCTTCGACCAACTGGCAATGAAGGTCCAGTCGGTTTCCAGTTGGATCCCGTTCAAATCTTGGTAAAGCGTCGGCACAAATTCCGTGCTCAGCAAGTGACCTTTGATCAGGGCTGAAGTTCCCAGTCCTAAGTTACAGGTGTAGCCCCCGCGGAAGCTTTCGACGTTCGTGCTGATCCCCATGTCGGGTGTCATCGGGTCGGCACCCGTGTAGTTGGTGCGCCAAAGATTTTCCAAGCGAATGCTAGCCGCAAGGTACTGATTTAGAACCTGGCTATACCAAGTGTTCAATCGAAATTCATCGCTGACGGCGTAGTCTCGGTAGTTTCGTCCGATCGGCAAGTCTGTCTGAAGTTGCGTGCCGAACGAGCCTGTTTCAAAGTAATGTTTCCAGGTGATACCGGGTTTCGCATTGAAAGTCCCTGAACCCAGACGCATCGGGTAAGGCATGGGTTGTTCCATCATGCCTCCGGTTGGAACCGAGGTCGTACGATAGATACGTCCCGTCGGTACCGATCCCGCCAGATTGAAAATCAAGTCATCGTCGACATCGGAATAGAGCCGCAGCAGAGCGCCGAAAGTGGTGTCACCGAAACCGCTGTTGTGCGTTGTAAAATCAGTCCCCGGCGCGCCGCTCATTGGGCCCCGCAGGTGATCCATCGTGATGCTGGGCAACATCAACATTGCGTACAAGGTCACGTCTTCGGTCATCCCCCGCATGACATGCAACATATGCATTTCGTGGGTCATGTTTGTCGGCGTCGCCATCCGGTTGGTGACTGGATTACTTGTCGCTCCCCAAGCGATCGATTCGACGTCGCTTAAAGTCCGCGAACCCGCACGGTTGTCGTCCATGTACATATTCATGTACTTGTATTCGACCATCCATTCACCGGGATCGTGCATGTGATCGCCCATGATTCCTGCGGGAGCATGCTTGTCGGCCCGCGATCGGAATGAGTCGTCTGCAAAAGCCGAAACGCTTCCCAGCGGACAAGCTAGAAGCGTTAAAAAAAATAACTTGCCAAGTTTCATTACAAATCCATTTTGCTAAAACCGAGTCACGGCGCGCTCCTCACATTCCGTCTCTTCGGCAAAAAAAGCAATGATTACAAGTACTAAGGTGCGAACAATCGAGCTAGTTCCAGCAAGCGATTGTTAGAATTGGCGCCATCGTCACGGTTTACCGTCGCTCGCACGCCCACCGACAAGTGGAACCTGCGGCACCTTGGCACAGGCGGACCGAGAAAAATCGCCTCGCTAACGGGTTGCCGTCCGCCAGCAACCTGAAGAGATAACGCCACACTCCGGAAGCACTTCTTGGTTGTACTGGTAGGTCCAAGCCCAAAATCGATCGCCATGAACCTTCACTTGAGCCAATCGACGCACATACAGGGATCGGTCGCTATACCCCAGCGCATCGGTTTCGCCCGGCAGAATCCGAGTTTCGTCTCGTTCAAAACCTTCGATTTCATCCAAGACAGCCAGACATTTGTCAATCTGCCCCAATCGCACGAATTCTCCAGACACCTGACGGTCACCCTGGACTGGCCCTGGTAACAGTCCTGGGTAACTTCCCAAATTGACGATTTCCCCATCGATTTTTCCTGGTGCGGTATGGAGGACCTCCATTTCGCGAATCACTCCCGAACGGCACTCCCCATCCATCAGCGTACCGTAGATAAAAACCGCATCCGTCAGATAGGGAACGGTCTGCTGACTTGCCGCCGCAAACAGGTATTTGTCAGTCAGTCGATGAGTTCGCAAGCCATTGCGAACGGCCGAAAGATAGGCCTCCGTTGGTTCCACAAATCCGAGGTCCTTTTCGGGCGAAAGCACAAAAACAAAAGCTTGGACCGGATATCCGTTTTCATCCAGCACTGTCATCGAAACGCGGCGATAGGATGTCGGGACACCTTCCTTATGGTCCAACGCTCGCCAAGCTTTTTCGTCTGCTCGAAACAATACCCCTTCGGCAACGTGTCCCAAACTTGGCACAACATTTAATGCTCCACCACCTCGGGCATTGGAAAAATGCGAGAAATGGATCTTGTGATCGGGCAGTCTGCCGATGCCCACCACCTTTAACCCCGATCCATCGTGTCGTTTTCCTTCGCACCATCGCCCCCAATCCCGCGCACACAAATTCGACCCGTAGGCAAAATACAAGGCATCGGACATCTGCAAATTTCCTTTACGATGGCATCGCTAGTTTTACCACCAGCAAATGCGACCTTACCGTTTAACAATAGAATGATGCGTTCTCGCAGGAAGCGTTCGGCGAGCGTGCCCGCATCCATGATGCTAACGGCAACGATTCGGATCAAACGCGCTTCCTAGCATGCCCCTCTCGTGAAAGCTAGGGACTTTGTTCTTTCAAAACGGCAGAAGCGAAGCATGCTTGCGACAACCGGTTTGAAACCTTCCCGTCAGCACGTTCGGTCGTTCTTCGACCACGATTGAAAAAACGCTCATTCCCCATGAACCACCGTTCGCGTCCACGAAGGCGCTCCCACTAGTCTTTGAGGATCTCTTCAATGTTCTCGATCGGGCGGCCGATTGCGGCTTTCCCGTCATGAACAACAATCGGTCGTTCGATCAATTTGGGGTTTGCGACAAGGATTTCGATCCACTGCTTATCGGTCAATTCCTTGTCGGACAGGCCTAAATCCTTGTAGCTTTGCTCTCCCTTGCGCACCAACTGCGAAGGCCGGATCCCAAGCATCTTTACAATTTTGGATAGTTCACGTTCACTCGGTGGATCGTCCAAATATTTCACAACGTCAAATTCGATAGCGCGGTCTTCTAACAACTGCACAGCCTGACGCGATTTCGAACAGCGCGGGTTATGAAAAATGGTTGTCATTGTCGTTAGCTGAAATGGGGCATTTGCAAAAACGACAGACACTTTCGACTGTCGCGCGAAGACCGCAATTTTCCACAAAATCCGAATCCCCAAAAGCCCCCACGGTCTAGGCAGCCCCTGATCGGCTTGTTGATTTGGTGATTGTCGTCTTTCGCAGGGGATGTGAAATTTATAGGTGACGATTTCAACCCTGCCCATCGGTGTCTGGGTGCAATGCTTTTAGCCCAGCGGGGCGTAAAAAGAATAAGCGAGGAAAGTCTGGCTCCCCTCGCCCTCAAAATAAGCTTGCTTAGAACAGGTTTGATACTGGATCAACGGTTCGCCAGCTAATTCAACTAAGTACGATTTAAAGGCTTGTTTTAGGGGCGAGGGGAGCCAGACTTTCTTCATTTATAAATCGCACGCCCTCCGGGCTACGTGTTCACTCGTTCCCAGGTAGATTCGTCAACTGCTGCAAACCCTTCATTTGTTGATTTCACGCCCCCCGCGGAAGGCGACATTCTTTCTCCGCTTTCGATTAAGTCGACGGGCCGTGAAGGAAGGGGAAATCGGGCGCATTGTCCAGCTGACAACGCAGGCATCGCCCCTTCTACCACAGAATCATTCTCCATCCGTTTGCGCGTGCCCCAATCTTCTCCATAGGCGTCTATAATCGGTTTGCCGACCTCGAGCCGCTCCGTTCAATCTGCTCGACTCTCCCACCTCGAATGATTTAAGTGTCCATGATTCGTTATTTCATTTCCTGCATTCTCCCCCAGCGATTCGTCTGCTTCGTGGCGTCTGCGGAACCCAATATAAGATTTGCAGTGGTTGCGATTCTTCTATTTTCGCTTTGCTGCTGCAATGATCTGCCGGCTGCAGAATCAACAGGACAGGCTGTTTACAGCGTCGGCGTTGCAAAACGGGACGTCACCCCTGAATACCCGGTCCGCCTAAACGGTTTCGCCTTTCGCAAGGCTGAATCCGAAGGCGTCTCACAAGCGCTCTGGGCGCGCGCTTTGGCGATCGGAACCGATGAACAGTCTCCCGTTGTGTTGGTGACGCTGGACAGCTTGGGAATCCGGTCAGCGATGGTTGACGAAGTCCACCGTCGCCTCGCTGAACAGACCAAATTGGAACGCGATCATTTGATCATGACGTTCACCCACACACATAGCGCTCCCAAAGTGAACGGCGCATCGGACAACATTTTCGCCGAACCAATTCCCGCCGAACATCAGGTTCGCCTGGATCGCTATACCGAAGAACTAACGGTTGCTTTAGCGGATGTCATCCAGGCAGCATTAGCCGATCGCCAGCCAGCGACGCTTGGCTGGACGGTCGGTGAAGTAGGGTTTGCGGCCAATCGTCGAACCAAAGGGGGCCCCGTCGATCATTCGCTTCCCTGTCTAATCGTCCGCGCTGCGAACGATCCTGCTAAGGTCCGCGCCATCTACACCACTTATGCCTGCCACTGCGTGACGCTTTCTCAAAACATGTTGAGTGGTGACTGGGCAGGCTACGCTGTCGAATCGATCGAACGCCATTTTCCTGGCGCCATCGGACTGGTTTCAATCGGCTGCGGCGCCGACCAAAATCCCGACAGCGGAGTCACCGGTGACAAAGTCGATATCGCTCAACAACAAGGCATGCAGATTGGCGACGAGGTCGCCCGACTGATCAAAGAGGGAACAGTCACCCCGCTATCCGCGCCCGTGCAGACCGCAGCTTCCAGCCTTCAACTCCCTTTTCAAACCATCCCGACTCGCGAACAGTTTAAGGCGATGGAGAAGCAAGGGGGACCGAACGGCTACAACGCCACGACTCAACTAGCTCGCATGGATCGCGGCGAAAAGCTTCCAGAATCTTTAAGCTATCCGATCCAAGTCTGTTATTTCGGAGACCAACTGTGCATGGTCTTTCTTTCCGGCGAGGTTTGCGTCGATTATTCGCTCCGACTGAAAAAGGAACTTGATGCGAAACGGCTTTGGATGCACGGGTACAGCCATGATTTCGGTTCCTACATTCCATCGGAGCGACTGCTTTCGGAAGGAGGATACGGGGCCGGCGCCGAAATCCCGTATTTCGCGCTTCCCAACAAACTTGCTCCGGGACTGGAGAAAAAGATCATCGATAAGGTCCACCGGCTTACTCCACCTGCTTTCACGACCGCTGCCCCGCAGCCGTCCCATGGCGATAAACCGGACGACAAACCGCTTGGCGGCACAAACGGGATCCCTCCGACTTCACCAGAACAGTCACTTCAAAAATTCGAAACCGACGCGGATCTAAAAGTCCAATTGGTTGCAAGCGAACCGCAAATCGTCGACCCCGTAGCCATCGACTTCGGCCCCGATGGTGATGTCTGGGTCGTGCAGATGACCGATTATGGTCGAGGAATCGAAGAGGAATTTGTTCCTCAAGGAGAGGTTCGCGTTCTGAAAGACAACGACGGC comes from the Roseimaritima multifibrata genome and includes:
- a CDS encoding transporter, whose amino-acid sequence is MKLGKLFFLTLLACPLGSVSAFADDSFRSRADKHAPAGIMGDHMHDPGEWMVEYKYMNMYMDDNRAGSRTLSDVESIAWGATSNPVTNRMATPTNMTHEMHMLHVMRGMTEDVTLYAMLMLPSITMDHLRGPMSGAPGTDFTTHNSGFGDTTFGALLRLYSDVDDDLIFNLAGSVPTGRIYRTTSVPTGGMMEQPMPYPMRLGSGTFNAKPGITWKHYFETGSFGTQLQTDLPIGRNYRDYAVSDEFRLNTWYSQVLNQYLAASIRLENLWRTNYTGADPMTPDMGISTNVESFRGGYTCNLGLGTSALIKGHLLSTEFVPTLYQDLNGIQLETDWTFIASWSKSF
- the arsC gene encoding arsenate reductase (glutaredoxin) (This arsenate reductase requires both glutathione and glutaredoxin to convert arsenate to arsenite, after which the efflux transporter formed by ArsA and ArsB can extrude the arsenite from the cell, providing resistance.), with translation MTTIFHNPRCSKSRQAVQLLEDRAIEFDVVKYLDDPPSERELSKIVKMLGIRPSQLVRKGEQSYKDLGLSDKELTDKQWIEILVANPKLIERPIVVHDGKAAIGRPIENIEEILKD
- a CDS encoding gamma-glutamylcyclotransferase, whose protein sequence is MSDALYFAYGSNLCARDWGRWCEGKRHDGSGLKVVGIGRLPDHKIHFSHFSNARGGGALNVVPSLGHVAEGVLFRADEKAWRALDHKEGVPTSYRRVSMTVLDENGYPVQAFVFVLSPEKDLGFVEPTEAYLSAVRNGLRTHRLTDKYLFAAASQQTVPYLTDAVFIYGTLMDGECRSGVIREMEVLHTAPGKIDGEIVNLGSYPGLLPGPVQGDRQVSGEFVRLGQIDKCLAVLDEIEGFERDETRILPGETDALGYSDRSLYVRRLAQVKVHGDRFWAWTYQYNQEVLPECGVISSGCWRTATR